One window of the Allosaccharopolyspora coralli genome contains the following:
- a CDS encoding aconitate hydratase — protein MPRTLAHQLLAEHLVEGELVAGSQIAIRIDQTLTQDATGTLVMQELQALGLDRARTECSVQYVDHNLLHTDERNAEDHAFLRSAAQRFGLWFSKPGNGVSHPTHMQRFGIPGKTLAGSDSHTCAAGSLGMLAIGVGGLDVAQAIAGEPLRLRMPEIWGVRLTGALPAWVSAKDVVLEMLRRHTVSGGRGRIIEYHGPGLDGLSAMDRHVIANMGAELGATTTVFPADEAVREFLRGEGRESDFRALAAEDGANYDVTDEIDLSTLEPLIARPSAPDKVVPVREVAGEEISQVVIGSSANPGLRDFAIAAAMVRGRQTRDEVSFDVNPSSRQILRDLTRIGGTTDLITAGARLHQSGCLGCIGMGQAPAVGQNSLRTFPRNFPGRSGTKEDSVWLCSPETAAASALAGVITDPRDLAEDWGMDVPMLDLPADASVNTAMLTEPPPADDAAKVELITGPNISALPELDPLPDSVQAPVLLSVGDDVSTDEISPAGARALPLRSNIPALAEFTFTRLDETYPQRARETGGDHAVVGGDNYGQGSSREHAAITPRHLGLRLVLAKSFARIHFDNLANFGILPVRFTDPGDHDRIGLGDVLSLTGLRDALAAGTELTVHNTTRGEDYRVRHDLSPRQVQAVLHGGVVPLLAAER, from the coding sequence ATGCCGCGCACCCTGGCCCACCAGCTGCTGGCCGAGCACCTCGTCGAGGGGGAACTCGTCGCCGGCTCGCAGATCGCGATCCGCATCGACCAGACACTGACCCAGGACGCCACCGGCACGCTGGTGATGCAGGAGCTGCAGGCGCTGGGGCTGGACCGGGCGCGCACCGAATGCAGCGTGCAGTACGTCGACCACAACCTGCTGCACACCGACGAACGCAACGCCGAGGACCACGCGTTCCTGCGGTCGGCCGCGCAACGATTCGGGTTGTGGTTCTCCAAACCCGGCAACGGCGTCTCCCACCCGACCCACATGCAACGCTTCGGCATCCCCGGCAAGACCCTGGCCGGGTCGGACTCGCACACCTGCGCCGCCGGATCGTTGGGCATGCTCGCCATCGGCGTCGGCGGCCTGGACGTGGCTCAGGCGATCGCGGGGGAGCCGCTGCGGCTGCGGATGCCCGAGATCTGGGGAGTGCGGCTGACCGGTGCCCTGCCCGCGTGGGTTTCGGCGAAGGACGTGGTGCTGGAGATGCTGCGGCGGCACACCGTCTCCGGTGGTCGCGGCCGCATCATCGAGTACCACGGTCCCGGGCTCGACGGACTCTCGGCGATGGATCGGCACGTCATCGCGAACATGGGTGCCGAACTTGGGGCCACCACGACCGTTTTCCCGGCTGACGAGGCGGTTCGCGAGTTCCTGCGCGGCGAAGGGCGGGAGTCCGACTTCCGCGCGCTGGCCGCCGAGGACGGTGCGAACTACGACGTCACCGACGAGATCGACCTGTCCACGCTGGAGCCGCTGATCGCTCGCCCGAGCGCCCCCGACAAGGTGGTGCCGGTGCGCGAGGTCGCGGGCGAAGAGATCAGCCAGGTCGTCATCGGCTCGTCGGCCAACCCCGGGCTGCGGGACTTCGCGATCGCGGCGGCGATGGTGCGCGGTAGGCAGACCCGGGACGAGGTCTCCTTCGACGTGAACCCGAGCTCACGGCAGATTCTGCGCGACCTCACCCGGATCGGCGGCACCACCGACCTCATCACCGCCGGTGCGCGGCTGCACCAATCGGGGTGCCTGGGCTGCATCGGCATGGGCCAGGCACCCGCGGTGGGGCAGAACTCGCTGCGGACGTTCCCGCGCAACTTCCCGGGCCGGTCGGGCACCAAGGAGGACTCCGTCTGGCTGTGCTCTCCGGAGACCGCCGCGGCGTCCGCGTTGGCCGGGGTGATCACCGACCCCCGCGATCTCGCCGAAGACTGGGGCATGGACGTGCCGATGCTGGATCTGCCCGCGGACGCGTCGGTGAACACGGCGATGCTGACCGAGCCGCCGCCCGCCGACGACGCCGCGAAGGTCGAGTTGATCACAGGGCCGAACATCTCCGCGCTGCCCGAGCTGGACCCGCTGCCGGACAGCGTGCAGGCGCCGGTGCTGCTCTCGGTCGGTGACGACGTCTCCACCGACGAGATCTCGCCCGCGGGTGCCCGGGCACTGCCGTTGCGCTCGAACATTCCGGCACTGGCCGAGTTCACCTTCACCCGCCTCGACGAGACCTACCCACAGCGAGCGCGCGAAACCGGTGGTGACCACGCGGTCGTGGGCGGCGACAACTACGGGCAGGGTTCGTCCCGCGAGCACGCCGCGATCACCCCGCGCCATCTCGGCCTGCGGCTGGTGCTCGCGAAGTCGTTCGCCCGGATCCACTTCGACAACCTCGCCAACTTCGGGATCCTGCCGGTGCGGTTCACCGACCCCGGCGATCACGACCGGATCGGACTCGGCGACGTGCTGAGCCTGACCGGCCTGCGGGACGCGCTCGCGGCCGGTACGGAACTGACGGTGCACAACACCACTCGCGGCGAGGACTACCGGGTACGTCACGATCTCTCGCCGCGACAGGTGCAGGCAGTGCTGCATGGGGGAGTGGTTCCGCTGTTGGCCGCCGAACGCTGA
- a CDS encoding STAS domain-containing protein, with protein MSRPQPATSDRDRGTGRLGDGAVIAPRHGVASPATRRQQHLLTLSIDRPARGVVVVTIHGEIDLASVPRLTELIRQRMTAANLRAVVLDLSAVQFVNSFGIELLVHAQSRAEQRGIDLRLVLGDGPMRRLLALTRLTDRFTHHGTVDEALARVG; from the coding sequence GTGAGCCGTCCGCAGCCCGCGACCAGCGACCGCGACCGCGGAACCGGCCGGCTCGGCGACGGTGCCGTCATCGCACCCCGCCACGGCGTAGCCTCGCCCGCGACCCGCCGTCAGCAGCACCTCCTGACACTGAGCATCGACCGGCCCGCCCGTGGAGTCGTGGTCGTGACGATCCACGGCGAGATCGACCTCGCCTCGGTGCCTCGACTCACCGAGTTGATCCGCCAACGCATGACGGCCGCGAACCTGCGAGCGGTGGTGCTGGACCTCTCGGCGGTGCAGTTCGTCAACAGCTTCGGGATCGAACTGCTCGTCCACGCCCAGAGCCGCGCCGAACAGCGCGGGATCGACCTGCGGTTGGTGCTCGGCGACGGCCCCATGCGGCGGCTCTTGGCTCTGACCCGACTGACCGACCGCTTCACGCACCACGGCACCGTCGACGAAGCACTCGCCCGCGTCGGCTGA
- a CDS encoding GAF domain-containing protein yields MRSDDQLEAAVPPGVDPRARARELARVHDEAISSGRPHAAPRPIIGDSWRRLLGHGMDPDHGGTASVLGDDQVEQRRSRSRMSGLLPTLRTGLGEVADHDANIMVVTDADGRVLWREGSRRGGRGADRLGFVPGSCWSEDVVGTNAIGTALVVGAPMQVYSAEHFVRSHHPWTCSAAPVRDPREGSVLGAVDLSGPASSVHPTTLALIRAVARLAESELRARHRDELDRLRAVAAPLLAGPGEPAVVTDRHGWVAGVRGLAPLDTVMLPEQMGQRVWLPAFGDCAVDPVPGGWLIRTRPSDPPRPGTAELDLGDPHHARLRLTGDGGSWEHPLTPRHAEILYVLARRPEGRTAAELAVDLFGDPRRQVSVRAEMSRLRRHLAGVLDHRPYRFTGTVRVTTYTPSGGVPLPYSQAPGVRALRGGN; encoded by the coding sequence GTGCGCAGCGACGACCAGCTCGAAGCCGCCGTGCCGCCGGGCGTGGACCCGCGGGCGCGGGCCCGGGAACTCGCCCGCGTCCACGACGAGGCGATCAGCAGCGGACGCCCGCACGCCGCGCCCCGCCCGATCATCGGCGACTCCTGGCGCCGGCTGCTCGGGCACGGCATGGACCCGGACCACGGTGGGACCGCATCCGTCCTCGGTGACGACCAGGTCGAACAGCGTCGGTCGCGATCCCGGATGAGCGGGCTGCTGCCGACGCTGCGCACCGGGCTGGGTGAGGTCGCCGATCACGACGCCAACATCATGGTCGTCACCGACGCCGACGGCCGCGTGTTGTGGCGGGAAGGGTCTCGACGCGGCGGGCGTGGGGCGGATCGGTTGGGATTCGTGCCCGGCTCGTGTTGGAGCGAAGACGTCGTCGGCACGAACGCGATCGGCACCGCCCTGGTCGTGGGAGCTCCGATGCAGGTCTATTCGGCCGAACACTTCGTGCGCAGCCATCACCCCTGGACTTGCTCGGCCGCGCCGGTCCGCGACCCGCGGGAGGGCAGCGTGCTCGGCGCGGTCGACCTCAGCGGCCCCGCGTCCTCGGTGCATCCCACGACACTGGCGTTGATTCGGGCCGTCGCGCGACTGGCCGAATCCGAACTCCGCGCCCGCCACCGCGACGAGCTCGACCGGCTGCGGGCGGTCGCCGCACCGCTGCTGGCCGGGCCCGGCGAACCGGCCGTGGTCACCGACCGGCACGGCTGGGTCGCCGGAGTGCGCGGGCTCGCCCCACTCGACACAGTGATGCTGCCTGAGCAGATGGGCCAGCGGGTGTGGCTGCCCGCGTTCGGCGACTGCGCGGTCGACCCGGTCCCGGGAGGATGGCTGATCCGCACGCGGCCCAGCGACCCTCCCCGCCCGGGCACGGCGGAACTGGATCTCGGTGATCCGCACCACGCCCGGCTGCGGCTGACCGGCGACGGCGGGAGCTGGGAGCACCCGCTCACTCCGCGCCACGCCGAGATCCTTTACGTGCTCGCCCGGAGGCCCGAGGGGCGCACCGCCGCGGAACTGGCCGTCGACCTCTTCGGCGACCCGAGGCGACAGGTTTCCGTGCGCGCCGAGATGTCCCGTCTGCGCAGGCATCTCGCCGGCGTGCTCGACCACCGGCCGTACCGGTTCACCGGCACCGTCCGCGTCACGACGTACACCCCGAGCGGTGGCGTACCGCTGCCGTACTCGCAGGCACCCGGCGTGCGGGCACTGCGAGGTGGGAACTGA